The Cucurbita pepo subsp. pepo cultivar mu-cu-16 chromosome LG05, ASM280686v2, whole genome shotgun sequence nucleotide sequence CTGTCAATAATGGGAATGTCGCTGCAGTTTCCTATCTCTTTAGGAATGGCTCTGGCTGTGGTGCATGCTACCAGGTATATTCACTTTTAAGTAATGATTACAcggtccaaacccaccgctagtatatattatttttttggggcTTTCCTTTTGCGGGCTTCCCCCGAAAGTTGTTAAAACACATCTGTTAgtgagagatttctacacccttttaaaaaaaatgcttcgttctcctctccaacccaaGTGGGATCTTAAAATTCACTCCATCAGAGCCAATGTCCTCACTTGACATTTGGttcctcctctccaaccgatgtgagacctcacaatctacctcttttcagggccagtgtcctcgttggcacatagtctagtgtctggctttgacatcatttataaccgcccaaatccaccgctagcaaatattgccCATTTTGACcagttacgtatcgctgttagctttacaattttaaaaggaatgtttcgtttctcttttcAACTCATGTGTGATCTCATATTCtcacttttttaaataacccACTTGCTAATTAACTATTAGTATTGGTTCTTCCcctaatatttaattaacgtGTAGTTTAATGTTAATGATTCAGGTTAGGTGCACCAATCCAACTTATTGCAGTGAGAATGGAGCCTATGTAGTGGTGACTGACCATGGTGAAGGGGATTACACTGACTTTATCATGAGCCCAAGAGCTTATGCAAATTTAGCACATCCAAACACAGCCTTAGAATTGTTCTCTAACGGTGTGGTTGATGTAGAATTCAGAAGGGTTTCATGTCGATACCCTAATTACAACACGGTCAAATTTAAGGTCCATGAGCATAGTCGATACCCCGACTACTTAGCCATTATCCTCATCTATGTGTCGGGCAAAAACGACATCTCCGCCGTTGAAGTGTGGCAGGTTTGTTCATCTCATCCAAACTtataattgataaaaaaatcgAAACTTTTATCGATCGT carries:
- the LOC111795839 gene encoding expansin-like B1, with the protein product MEVSVKCGLFGCLLVVLVPALCYSQDTFVASRATYYGSPDCYGTPSGACGFGEFGRTVNNGNVAAVSYLFRNGSGCGACYQVRCTNPTYCSENGAYVVVTDHGEGDYTDFIMSPRAYANLAHPNTALELFSNGVVDVEFRRVSCRYPNYNTVKFKVHEHSRYPDYLAIILIYVSGKNDISAVEVWQEDCKEWKGMRRAHGAVWDMANPPKGDLKLRFQVSGSVGYGRWVVASNGLPSYWRAGVAYDTDIHLF